In Leishmania mexicana MHOM/GT/2001/U1103 complete genome, chromosome 13, the following proteins share a genomic window:
- a CDS encoding actyltransferase-like protein, which translates to MASTAKTAVNGTCAAMRDGAADSLWTKLDEVQKLLTNKPDAKELFTKYTTFRSVVGEVKPVFTDSVRTRVRVFCEEPAFAASEECDDLESVSLHVVAYLNYTLFMEEMKELMAQARLLKSIGMEGSGLRFQRCEQNIVAPGNEARTGSSRNPFIQAPVYKSSYHPATLIPVGTLRLRRVSRASEVVAEIERVCVVKSARCFDVGRTLMRAAEKIARDAFRVRWAFTHAQPSSKDFYTKAGYTPKDGRACMDLHMPYVVMVKCLVGASM; encoded by the coding sequence ATGGCCTCGActgcgaagaccgccgtgaatggcacgtgcgccgcgatgcgggacggcgctgctgattCGCTGTGGACAAAGCTGGATGAGGTGCAGAAGCTGCTCACGAATAAGCCAGATGCGAAGGAGCTCTTCACCAAGTACACGACGTTCCGCTCCGTGGTGGGCGAGGTGAAGCCCGTCTTCACGGACTCGGTGCGCACACGGGTGAGGGTGTTCTGCGAGGAGCCGGCCTTTGCCGCATCAGAAGAGTGCGACGACCTCGAGTCGGTCTCGCTGCACGTTGTGGCGTATTTGAACTACACGCTCTTTATGGAGGAGATGAAGGAGCTgatggcgcaggcgcggctGTTGAAGAGCATAGGGATGGAAGGGTCAGGGCTGCGGTTCCAGCGCTGCGAGCAGAACATCGTCGCGCCGGGCAACGAGGCGCGCACTGGAAGCAGCAGGAACCCATTTATCCAGGCGCCAGTGTACAAGTCGAGCTACCACCCTGCGACACTCATCCCCGTTGgcacgctgcggctgcgtcgggTCTCGAGGGCGTCGGAGGTGGTTGCCGAGAtcgagcgcgtgtgcgttgtCAAGAGCGCTCGCTGTTTTGACGTCGGTCGGACTTTGATGAGGGCAGCCGAGAAGATCGCCCGGGACGCTTTTCGCGTCCGCTGGGCCTttacacacgcgcagccgaGCTCCAAGGATTTTTACACCAAGGCCGGCTACACGCCAAAGGacgggcgtgcgtgcatggaCTTGCATATGCCGTATGTTGTGATGGTCAAGTGCTTGGTGGGTGCCTCGATGTGA
- a CDS encoding putative lectin, whose amino-acid sequence MAAARAVPRLTPVQEHRGVTAAIGHHSFAPPLLRQYYGDGEVPHWVISGSSVITDEYVRLTADQKSQTGHLWNTEPLDMDAFEVVVGFRVYRPMGGLGADGFGVWVAQPPRFDGPLFGRPTTFNGFGVLFDSYDNDNRRDNPMVSLVYNDGSNTKHFDPEKDFMGDTVASCVFDFREIAEPNMATMRMVYFKGELQLYLSRNSEATETECLRVTKLPMPEGKVYLSLSAQTGGVSEIHDIMFVHLSPLMDAKYDHDVRQTTVPTNGLHDAQLYNNEAMNNRQMSDVPTATHPPTMAPQEAQQAQQQQQNQEAQQQQQQPAQQQQQWAQQQQQQQPAQQQQQWAQQQQQQQPAQQQQQQQPAQQQQQNQPSAQATADIGETERQRIEELERRLEELRGRNGYRATRRIENDDMEEVEEYVEEGKDGQHRMRRVRRARTPHHNPVAHDE is encoded by the coding sequence ATGGCCGCCGCAAGGGCCGTGCCTCGGCTGACGCCGGTGCAGGAGCACCgcggcgtcaccgctgccatcGGCCACCACTCTTTtgccccgccgctgctgcggcagtaCTATGGTGACGGCGAAGTACCGCATTGGGTCATCTCCGGCTCGTCCGTCATCACGGACGAATACGTGCGGCTCACGGCTGACCAGAAGAGCCAGACAGGCCACCTGTGGAACACGGAACCGCTGGATATGGACGCCTTCGAGGTGGTCGTGGGCTTCCGGGTCTATCGGCCAATGGGCGGCCTCGGCGCGGACGGCTTCggggtgtgggtggcgcagccgcctcgcTTTGACGGCCCCCTCTTTGGCCGCCCCACCACCTTCAACGGTTTCGGGGTCTTGTTCGACTCGTACGACAACGACAACCGCCGCGACAACCCGATGGTGAGCCTCGTGTACAACGACGGCTCCAACACAAAGCACTTCGACCCTGAGAAGGACTTCATGGGCGACACCGTGGCCAGCTGCGTTTTCGACTTCCGCGAGATTGCCGAACCGAACATGGCCACCATGCGCATGGTGTACTTCAAGGGTGAACTTCAGCTGTACCTGTCCAGAAACAGCGAGGCCACAGAGACGGAGTGTCTCAGAGTCACCAAACTGCCGATGCCGGAGGGCAAGGTGTACCTCTCCTTATCTGCCCAGACCGGCGGTGTGTCGGAGATCCACGACATCATGTTCGTTCATCTGTCTCCCCTGATGGACGCGAAGTACGACCACGACGTGCGGCAGACTACGGTGCCGACCAACGGGCTCCACGACGCGCAGCTTTACAACAACGAGGCGATGAACAACCGCCAAATGTCAGATGTGCCTACAgccacccatccacccacGATGGCGCcacaggaggcgcagcaggcacagcagcagcagcagaaccaggaggcacagcagcagcagcagcagccggcacagcagcagcaacagtgggcacagcagcagcagcagcagcagccggcacagcagcagcaacagtgggcacagcagcagcagcagcagcagccggcacagcagcagcagcagcagcagccggcacagcagcagcagcagaaccaGCCGTCCGCGCAGGCCACTGCTGACATCGGTGAAACAGAGCGGCAGCGAATtgaggagctggagaggAGGTTGGAAGAGCTCCGAGGCCGCAACGGTTACCGCGCCACGCGTCGCATCGAGAATGACGATAtggaagaggtggaggagtaCGTCGAGGAAGGCAAAGACGGACAACATCGCATGCGACGCGTgcgacgtgcacgcacgccccaTCACAACCCCGTGGCGCACGATGAGtag